The following proteins are co-located in the Castanea sativa cultivar Marrone di Chiusa Pesio chromosome 8, ASM4071231v1 genome:
- the LOC142606219 gene encoding taxadiene 5-alpha hydroxylase-like — protein sequence MPFLFLIAFTLVSAFLLSKYLSKCQTKNLPRGSLGYPLIGETLSFIRAQRENRGWDWLEERILKHGSVFKTSLMGSPTVVIIGQAGNKFVLGAEEDVFAPKQPATMQGILGKQNILELTGSRYRLIKGALVTFLKPESLQNYIKEMDSLAKTLILRETKEKDTIKAAFFMKKLTFTMACNILFGIRDEYTMEALFKEFASASKALWSLPINFPGTVYWKGLRARSSIANLILPILRKKREDLSSGILSPTSDVIPCMLALRDENQQPIEDDAIMDNCITLVIASHDTSTILLSLMIRQLARDPEIYKKVLEEQMDIVKKREGKEDKLTWAEIQKMKYTWQVAQELMRTIPPVFGGFRKALKDTSYGGYAIPKGWQVFWSSDGTHMNNDIFENREVFDPSRFGNPAKPIPPYAYMAFRGGVHTCIGNEFARVETLTTIHNLVTMYEWSQLNPEEVITRQPMPYPSMHLPIKIKPRRLF from the exons ATGCCTTTCCTTTTCTTAATTGCTTTCACTTTGGTTTCAGCTTTCCTCCTATCAAAATATCTTTCCAAGTGTCAAACCAAAAATCTCCCTAGAGGCTCTTTAGGGTATCCTTTAATTGGAGAGACATTGAGTTTTATTCGAGCTCAAAGAGAAAATCGAGGCTGGGATTGGTTAGAAGAAAGGATATTGAAACATGGTTCAGTGTTCAAAACCTCCTTAATGGGTTCACCAACTGTGGTTATAATTGGTCAAGCTGGTAACAAGTTTGTACTTGGTGCGGAAGAAGATGTTTTTGCACCCAAACAACCAGCTACCATGCAAGGCATTCTCGGAAAGCAAAATATATTGGAACTCACTGGTTCCAG GTATAGACTGATAAAAGGAGCATTGGTGACCTTTTTAAAGCCTGAAAGCCTTCAAAATTACATCAAAGAGATGGATAGTTTAGCCAAGACCCTAATATTGAGagaaactaaagaaaaagacaCAATTAAGGCTGCGTTTTTCATGAAGAAGCTTACATTTACTATGGCATGCAACATCCTTTTTGGCATTAGAGATGAGTACACAATGGAAGCACTATTCAAAGAATTCGCTTCAGCATCCAAAGCACTTTGGTCTCTTCCTATAAACTTCCCTGGCACTGTTTACTGGAAAGGCCTAAGAGCTCGGTCAAGTATTGCCAACCTGATTTTGCCtatcttgaggaagaaaagggAGGACCTTTCAAGTGGGATTCTGAGCCCTACAAGCGACGTCATACCTTGCATGCTAGCTTTGAGAGATGAAAATCAACAACCAATCGAAGACGATGCCATTATGGACAATTGCATCACCCTTGTGATTGCTAGTCATGATACATCTACAATTCTTCTAAGTCTGATGATACGGCAGCTGGCTAGAGATCCTGAGATCTACAAGAAAGTTTTAGAAG AACAAATGGACATTGtaaagaagagagaaggaaaagaagataagCTAACATGGGCCGAGATACAAAAGATGAAATACACATGGCAGGTTGCACAGGAGCTGATGAGAACAATCCCTCCTGTCTTTGGCGGCTTTAGAAAAGCACTGAAAGATACTAGCTATGGTGGTTATGCCATTCCCAAAGGATGGCAG GTGTTTTGGTCCTCCGATGGAACTCATATGAACAATGACATATTTGAAAATCGGGAAGTGTTTGATCCCTCTCGGTTTGGGAACCCTGCCAAGCCAATCCCTCCCTATGCTTACATGGCCTTTAGAGGAGGAGTCCACACATGTATAGGAAATGAGTTTGCCAGGGTTGAGACCCTGACTACTATCCACAACTTGGTGACTATGTACGAATGGTCACAATTGAACCCTGAGGAAGTGATTACACGTCAACCAATGCCATACCCATCCATGCATCTTCCAATTAAGATCAAACCAAGGCGTCTATTTTAG